The Synechococcus sp. CC9605 sequence AAATCAGAAGTGCCCTTCCTGCACGGCGGCACCCGCAAGAACGAACGCCAGGCGATGGTGGATCGCTTCCAGGAGGATCCCCGCGGTCCACAGCTGTTCCTGCTCTCGCTCAAGGCCGGTGGTGTGGGCCTCAACCTCACGCGGGCCAGCCATGTGTTCCACATCGATCGCTGGTGGAACCCTGCCGTGGAAAACCAGGCCACCGACCGGGCCTATCGGATCGGCCAAACGAACCGAGTGATGGTTCATAAATTCATCACCAGCGGTTCGGTGGAGGAAAAAATCGATCGCATGATCCGCGAGAAATCACGCCTGGCCGAAGATGTGATCGGCTCCGGCGAAGATTGGCTGGGAAGCCTCGGTGGCGATCAATTGCGCGATCTCGTTTCTTTGGAGGACACCTGACCATGACCCTCACCAACGTCAGCTCCAACGGCAGCACCGCCATCGGCGACGACGGCCTAGGCCAACAGCCCTGGTGGGTTGAGCAATGGATGGAGCTGATCAACGGCTACCGCTTCAAGAAACGGCTGGAGCGGGCCTGGGGCTACGCCCGCGAGGGCCATGTGACCTCGATCCGCTTCGAAGGCCGCCGTTGCATGCCCGCGTCCAGGGCACCGATGAAGCGCCTTACAAGGTGAAGCTCTGGCTGGACGTGCTCAACGATGAGGACTGGGGCTATGTGCTGGAAGCCCTAGCCCAGAAAGCACGCTGGTCGGCCCAATTGCTGGCGGGGATCATGCCCTCCGACATCGAGCGGGCCTTCGCCGCCAGCGGCAAGCGCCTGTTCCCGTTCAAGCTGCAGGAGGTGCGCAGCGAATGCACCTGTCCAGACAAAGCCAACCCCTGCAAACACATCAGCGCGGTGTATTTCCTGATGGGGGATCGCTTCAGTGAAGATCCCTTCGTGCTGTTCCAACTGCGGGGCCGCAACCGGGCCAGGCTGCTGGAAGACCTGGCGGAGTACCGACGCAAAGCCCTCGCGGACTTAGCCCAACAAGCGAAGGAAAAAACAAACAGCAACATCGCCAGTAAAGCCACTCCTTTACCCCCCCATGCAGCCGTTCAAGACCCGGCTCTGTGGTGGCGCTACAACCGCAGCCTCGATGGCGACCTGGTGGTGATCACCCCAGCCATGGATGGCGACACGGGCCTCGATGCTGCCGGAGAGCTACCGCTGGCGGAGGACCCACGCTTCGCCGATGCGCGCAGCACCTTCCTCAGCAACCTGAAGGCCCATGGCCAGGCCAGTGCCCAGAAGGCGATGCTGCAGGCCATGGCAGCGGGCAGCTGAAGCGGAGTGGCGCCATGGCCTGCGAAGCCGCCTGGCTCACCACCGACCAACAAGAGCTCGCCGGAGTGCTGCTGCAATCGCATCAACGGGCCTTCAGCAGGCCGCTGATCGCCACACACCAACCGGGTCACTCAAAGCGGCTGATCTGCCAGAACCTGTTCGCCTGCGGCTTTCCGGTGCTGGCCCACGGCACGGAGCAGGATCCCGAGCTCAGTTACGCCAACGCTGCGGCTCTGCAGCTGTGGGACAGCCAATGGGATGAACTGATCGGCATGCCCTCATGGCTCACCGCCCCGGACAGCGAACGGGCGGAACGCAGCAGCGCACTGAGCCAGGCCAAGCGCCTCGATGCAGTGCAGAACTACCGCGGCATTCGAATTAGCCGCAAAGGGCGGCGATTCATGATCAACAAGGCCCGGATCTGGACCCTCTGGGATGCAGAAGAACGGGTCTGCGGCCAGGCGGCCTGCTTCAGCGACTGGTGGTGGCTTTAAAAACAATGAGAAGCGAAAGGAAAGGGTCCACCCGATCCAGTACCGGTACTTGTCACTTCACTAGTCGAACAGTTCACGCGATGGCACCGCAGCGGGAACAACCAATCACCCGTCTGACGATCCAAACCCCAAGCCGAATCCTCAGGCAGCACCACCCCCCGCCTGTTATGACGACCGCCATATCAATAGCCTGGCCAACTTCAAGTAATGAGAAGCCATGACCGTCGGCGACATCAAAACAGCAACAGGTAAGGCGGCGCAGCCAAAGACAAGCATCTCAAACAGATTGAATAGATAAATTTCTAGCCTTACAAATCCAAGGGCATGGCGCGAGA is a genomic window containing:
- a CDS encoding MEKHLA domain-containing protein — its product is MACEAAWLTTDQQELAGVLLQSHQRAFSRPLIATHQPGHSKRLICQNLFACGFPVLAHGTEQDPELSYANAAALQLWDSQWDELIGMPSWLTAPDSERAERSSALSQAKRLDAVQNYRGIRISRKGRRFMINKARIWTLWDAEERVCGQAACFSDWWWL